gatgatggaagggTTGTGGAGTTGTGATTATGTAGGATGGAGTAGTTGACCCTGTTCTTGGAGTTTGGAGTTACATGATAACGGTCATTGGGGCAGCGCTTGGATAATCGTTTTGTCGTATATCCTCCCTACAATTGATTCATCAATTCTCTTTCTTCGCTTTGCAAGACTCCTTACCATACTCTATATCCACATCCAGTCATTGAAGCAATGCTTTCGACCAGGGATACCAATGATTGAGTGTTGAGTACGAAGAAGCATCTACTGGGGCAAAATATATGCAACTGGACAACGGCTTCTGTTGGAAACATACAGTTTTCCTCGAAATTTGGACATAAACAACGCACTCTATCATCAATCATCCTTTACGTCTTCGGCCCAGATAGTTGAGGCTAATCGCGTTGGTAATGGTctgtcaacaccaagagacGCCCGAGACTGAGAAGGACAAAAACTTGTAACCCAATTTCCAGCTACAATATTTCAGAGCAAGAATTCTCATTTTCCATTCCATGCACATCAGTTATCATGGGTGAGTTTTGCCCGCTGTAATATGCATGAAGAGCCGTTGTGGCCTGAGGCATCCACAACCCCAGACTGCCATCCCGCTAACGCTCTCCAAAAAATTGGATGCCGACAGTCTTGAGAGCGCCAGCATCAACCTCGAAAGCTACGGCCACGGCGCCCTTCCCTCCCGACGATGCCTCCTCGAATTTCTCCCCTCAGCACATCCCTGTGCTGCAGGGCAACCGCCAATGCTCCCGTGTCGTCGCTGACCGCGTACCTCGCCGGCCTCTCCCTCCAGACCCGCAACGCTTCcatcctcagcagcctcgcCAACAACCCCGGCGCCATTCACAACAAGAAGAGAGTCGGTCGCGGTCCCTCGTCCGGACACGGAAAGACGTCTGGTCGTGGTCACAAGGGTCAGAAGCAGCATGGAAAGGTCAAGCCTTGGTTCCAGGGTGGTCAGACACCTCTGATCGTCAAGCACGGCCGAAAGGGTTTCAGCAACTTGTGAGGATGCCCTCGCTCTCCGCAATCGAGAGATGCAAGAAACGGGAAGAAATAAGATCAATTGGCTAACACACCGGCAGCCGAGCCCCTCAGATGTCCGAAGTGAACCTCGACCAGATCCAGGCTTGGATTGACCAGGGACGACTCGACCCCACGAAGCAGATCACCCCCAAGGAATTGATCGAGTGCGGAATTGTCGGTAccatcaaggatggcatcaaggtGCTGTCCCGTGGCGGAGATAGCCTTAAGCAGCCCATTGATGTAATGGTCTCTCGTGCCTCGGCCGGTGCCATTGCCGCGATCGAGGGCGCCGGCGGCAAGATCCTGACCCGTTACTACACCAAGCTCGCCATGAGGCGACTTCTAACGGGCGAGTCGGTCAACACAGACAAGCCTCTGCCCCAGGGCAAGGAGCACGTCGAGTCTGTAGTGGCCGCAGCCCGCGAATCCCCCTTCCGATACCGGTTACCCGACCCTACCAGCCGTGAGGACATCGAGTACTACCGTGATCCCGCACACCGAGGATACCTGAGCCACCAGCTGGCGCCAGGCGAGTCGCCCAGTTTGTACTTTAGGGTGCCGGGAGTGCACAAGATCAAGagcgaggtcaagaaggagaacaaggtcaCCGAGGAGACGCTGTTCTAAGGGCGGGGGACAAGCATGTCGGAGAAGTGTATTATACCGACCCAAGCATGATGATGACTTGGATGTGATAACAAGCAATGTACAATCAATTGAACCTTTTCAATTCATCTCTATTGTGATAATGAGTGATATCAGCCACAGGTTTGACAGGTGTGGCGTTGGGTGCCTGCCTGTTTCGGCGGGTTCAGGTTCCAGATGCCCTGCGCATGTAGGTACGTACCCGTGATGCTCCACAGGAGCTCTGCCTCAAGTTGATGTCGCAGCATCCAAGTCTTCTCCACTCTGGAATGACTTCACCAACCTCCCCGGTTGCCTCTCAATTCGCGTCCGTCTTGTCATTTTAGCCGCTGTATGGTCTACTGATTGTTCCACATCACCTGCAGTTGCTTTTTATCTGTTTCGCGGCCGATTCTCTCCGAATAGAGCTGTGGTCGTGTTGTAACATTCACCCGTGGCTTCGATTACGCCTCGCTTCCGAACGACGGGATCTACATCGCTCTACGAGTATCGCTACAGTACGGATCGACATCGACGAGCCTGATACGCGTCGCGGAACAAAGACGAGAGACTGACACAGGCGACACCATCCAAAGTCACGATGTCCTTGTTTGGAACATCGCCGACTGACGACAACCCTGGATTGGGCTCGTCCAGTGGCCCGACTCGTGGCGGCAGCGCCGGTCTCTTCGATGACGACGTcccatcaaggccatcctcCAACAGCCTCTttgccgatgacgatggcccTCACGGTTCGCCTTGGGGTATGCCCTCGCCGCGCAAGCCGCAGAGCCGCGCCGACCTGATCCGCAACCTCCTCCCCGCGAGCGATGTGCCAGACACCTATATCGAGACCTTCGACACGGTAGTGCGCGAAGATGGTACCAACGGCCGGGTCACAGCTGGAGGCATCGCAAAGCTCTTTGCCACAGCGAGACTCGGTGCTGATGCCCAAGCTCGCATCATGTCTCTCGTGGCTCCCGGTGGGGGGGATGTGACGCTGGATCGAAACGAGTTTAATGTGTTGTTGGCGCTGGTGGGCTTGGCACAGGagggcgaggtcatcagccttgatggtgttgatgaacgacgacgacgtgaGTACTTCTTCTATACATGTCTACGCTTGTCTTCCGGCAGCACAATGTTATTTTCAGGCACAAACAACTCGATGAGCCTTTGGCGATTCGCTGTCTTATCGTCGGGGCCATGTCATATCACATCAGTGCTTGCATGTCCCCCAGTTGGTGGAGACACTACCTGTACAGCTAATAACTCATTTCATCACAGACCTCCCACAACCCAAGCTTGCCGGCCTTACTGCAGAGCCCGTCCTACCTCCAGTTACTGAACTTTCAGCGAAGCCTCCTCAGACGCCTCCGAAAGATACGCCGATTCAGCATACACCTACGCCACCTGTGCAGGTACAGCAACAACCCAAGCAGTTCCGACCAGCCATGGATGACCCCGAAGACGACCCGTGGGGCAGCCCGGACATGCACAAGGCCCATCATCACGGACCTCCCAGGTCCAACGGCGCCCAGAGCCACAACACAAACGGTCATACAGGCTTTGGCGAGACACCTCCGACGGCGGAAATCGCTGCTCCGGCTATTGCGCACATCGCTGAGCCCCCTGCCGCGCCTCCGAATGGCGGAAGACAAAATAGCAGCAACTCGGTGACGACGCCTAGCGGCTGGGGATATTTCGATGGGCACAACACTGGTGTAGGCGGCTTCGGTGAATCTCCAGCTGGACCTGTCCAAAATCCTTTTGGCACCGCGCCCGATCCCACGCCCAGTACGCAGGGTCCTCCAGGCCTTCCGCATCATACGAGCAGTGGCAGGACCGGCCACAGTTTGGAGGAGAATGTCGTTGTTGTTCTCATGccagagaaggagggcaTGTTCATGTTCCAACACCACAACTACGAAGTGTCTAGTCTGCGACGCGGCAGCAAGGTCATTCGTCGATACAGTGATTTTGTCTGGCTACTGGATTGTCTACACAAGAGGTACCCTTTCCGGGTACTGCCTCTTCTGCCACCCAAGCGGGTGGGTGTAAACGGAAGTCATCTTTCAAATGACGGTGCCTTTATTGAGAAGCGAAGAAGGGGTCTGGCGAGATTCTTAAACGCTCTTGTCAGGCATCCTATCTTGAGCCAAGAGCAACTCGTCGTCATGTTCTTGACGGTCCCTACAGTAAGTTGACAAAGCCTCCACGTGTTTAGCTTTCTGCTGAAGCTAATATAAGGATCAGGAGTTGTCTGTCTGGCGAAAGCAAGCTACCATCTCCGTCCAGGACGAGTTTACCGACCGCGCACTGCCTCCGGGTCTGGAGGATTCGTTGCCACCCACGCTAGAGGAGTTGTTTGTGCGAACTCGGGCTGGCGTCAAGAGGTCGGCTGAGCTTTACATCAATGTGTGCAACATTATGGATCGCCTCGTCAAGAGAACTGAAGGCGTGGCTGCTGACCACGCCCGAATCGCCTTGTCCCTGGCATCTCTAACTGAGGTATCAGGGGATACGTACGCAACCGATACCAACGAAGTACCTCTCCTCAATGACGGGCTGGTCGCCATGAGCAAGCATCTACGGACGTGCCAGGCGCTGATGGAGGACGAAAGCCGAGGCTGGGACGAGGGTGTGCTGGAGGACCTGAAGCGCCAGAGAGACGCCCTTGTGAGCGTGCGTGAGTTGTTTGACCGCCGGGAAC
This Fusarium keratoplasticum isolate Fu6.1 chromosome 6, whole genome shotgun sequence DNA region includes the following protein-coding sequences:
- a CDS encoding Sorting nexin MVP1 translates to MSLFGTSPTDDNPGLGSSSGPTRGGSAGLFDDDVPSRPSSNSLFADDDGPHGSPWGMPSPRKPQSRADLIRNLLPASDVPDTYIETFDTVVREDGTNGRVTAGGIAKLFATARLGADAQARIMSLVAPGGGDVTLDRNEFNVLLALVGLAQEGEVISLDGVDERRRHLPQPKLAGLTAEPVLPPVTELSAKPPQTPPKDTPIQHTPTPPVQVQQQPKQFRPAMDDPEDDPWGSPDMHKAHHHGPPRSNGAQSHNTNGHTGFGETPPTAEIAAPAIAHIAEPPAAPPNGGRQNSSNSVTTPSGWGYFDGHNTGVGGFGESPAGPVQNPFGTAPDPTPSTQGPPGLPHHTSSGRTGHSLEENVVVVLMPEKEGMFMFQHHNYEVSSLRRGSKVIRRYSDFVWLLDCLHKRYPFRVLPLLPPKRVGVNGSHLSNDGAFIEKRRRGLARFLNALVRHPILSQEQLVVMFLTVPTDQELSVWRKQATISVQDEFTDRALPPGLEDSLPPTLEELFVRTRAGVKRSAELYINVCNIMDRLVKRTEGVAADHARIALSLASLTEVSGDTYATDTNEVPLLNDGLVAMSKHLRTCQALMEDESRGWDEGVLEDLKRQRDALVSVRELFDRRERLDKDNIPYLERRIQTNEAKLTNLRSKPEGTVKAGEIDRIAESIIKDKESIVQQHNRSIFVKECLRDELLTFQSTQYHVSRWNQDWAGERVKYAEMLADNWRRLLDELEGMPLGD
- a CDS encoding Ribosomal-L18e/L15P domain-containing protein, which codes for MPPRISPLSTSLCCRATANAPVSSLTAYLAGLSLQTRNASILSSLANNPGAIHNKKRVGRGPSSGHGKTSGRGHKGQKQHGKVKPWFQGGQTPLIVKHGRKGFSNFRAPQMSEVNLDQIQAWIDQGRLDPTKQITPKELIECGIVGTIKDGIKVLSRGGDSLKQPIDVMVSRASAGAIAAIEGAGGKILTRYYTKLAMRRLLTGESVNTDKPLPQGKEHVESVVAAARESPFRYRLPDPTSREDIEYYRDPAHRGYLSHQLAPGESPSLYFRVPGVHKIKSEVKKENKVTEETLF